The Streptomyces sp. NBC_01353 genome contains a region encoding:
- a CDS encoding Uma2 family endonuclease, which produces MTQSTFEELARVGDRLSDALRLEFIDGKIGEKALPDGDHGRIIEWLTRRCIQTDVGWWLYPDQGLRVETYRKGNARPDGVLAPSGTFVGQGEWAGTEGVLMTVEVTSHDSDTDQRDRVEKPRAYAEAGIPVYLLIDRVAGEVKVHSQPGDGRYDVVTTVTFGKTVMLPDPVGFELATEPLKDWVH; this is translated from the coding sequence ATGACCCAGAGCACGTTCGAGGAGCTCGCGCGCGTGGGCGACCGGCTGAGCGACGCGCTGCGTCTGGAGTTCATCGATGGGAAGATCGGGGAGAAGGCTTTGCCGGACGGCGACCACGGGCGGATCATCGAGTGGCTCACCCGCCGGTGTATTCAGACCGACGTGGGCTGGTGGTTGTACCCGGACCAAGGGCTGCGCGTTGAGACGTACCGCAAGGGCAACGCCCGCCCCGACGGGGTCCTCGCGCCCAGCGGTACGTTCGTTGGCCAGGGTGAATGGGCAGGCACCGAGGGCGTTCTGATGACGGTCGAGGTGACCTCGCACGACTCCGACACCGACCAAAGGGACAGAGTGGAGAAGCCACGTGCCTATGCCGAGGCCGGTATCCCTGTCTATCTGTTGATCGACCGCGTCGCGGGCGAGGTCAAGGTTCACTCCCAGCCCGGCGACGGCCGTTACGACGTGGTCACCACCGTGACCTTCGGCAAGACGGTCATGCTCCCGGACCCGGTGGGCTTCGAGCTGGCCACCGAGCCGCTCAAGGACTGGGTGCACTGA
- a CDS encoding triphosphoribosyl-dephospho-CoA synthase: protein MVSSEDGRLGRAAVAGLPAGAALTPSPGLSDGREGDPGALRWAGEAMVPGLAAMAAVARRVGEAGKGLRVELGAIGRAAERDMARADGGRGLHHGALWPLGLLVAGAALAPGGTPEELTGFARQIAAHPDPRAPRTPTIGSAMSVRFGAAGAKGEARAGFPHVRRALDALDAARRGGAREPEARLRALLVVMTTLQDTGLLHAGGPHGLREVQDGARGVVEGRLALDDFDRRLRERGLSPRGSGHLLAAALFLDALRG from the coding sequence ATGGTGAGCAGCGAGGACGGGCGCCTGGGGCGGGCCGCTGTGGCGGGGCTGCCGGCCGGGGCCGCGTTGACGCCCAGTCCGGGGCTGTCGGACGGGCGCGAGGGGGACCCCGGGGCCCTGCGGTGGGCCGGAGAGGCGATGGTGCCCGGGCTTGCTGCGATGGCCGCCGTGGCGCGGCGGGTCGGGGAGGCCGGCAAGGGGTTGCGGGTCGAGCTCGGGGCGATCGGGCGGGCCGCGGAGCGGGACATGGCTCGGGCGGATGGGGGGCGGGGACTGCATCACGGGGCTCTGTGGCCGCTCGGGTTGCTCGTCGCCGGGGCCGCGCTCGCGCCGGGAGGGACTCCGGAGGAGTTGACCGGGTTCGCGCGGCAGATCGCCGCCCATCCGGACCCGCGTGCTCCCCGTACGCCCACGATCGGATCGGCGATGTCCGTACGGTTCGGGGCCGCCGGCGCGAAGGGTGAGGCTCGGGCCGGATTCCCGCACGTACGACGGGCATTGGACGCTCTCGACGCGGCCCGGCGGGGCGGGGCTCGGGAGCCCGAGGCTCGGCTCCGGGCTCTGCTCGTCGTCATGACGACCCTTCAGGACACCGGGCTGCTGCACGCGGGCGGACCGCACGGGCTGCGCGAGGTGCAGGACGGCGCCCGGGGCGTCGTCGAGGGCCGACTCGCCCTCGACGACTTCGACCGGCGGCTGCGGGAGCGCGGCCTGAGCCCGAGGGGCAGCGGCCATCTGCTGGCCGCTGCCCTGTTCCTGGACGCGCTACGCGGGTGA